In Deinococcus puniceus, one genomic interval encodes:
- a CDS encoding GNAT family N-acetyltransferase, which translates to MNATRLALHHAPLLHSLYTAAPGYFALLGSRVPSLTEVERDVEFALLDPRRRLELLHDDDGNLVGSLDCKHDYPQPGDLTINLLLIREDRQSQRLGEQAVRHLEARVPRSTTRILASVLGDNPRGARFWERLGYTFALDARPVMTWYAKAVGVPASAGKRVVQGVSAD; encoded by the coding sequence TTGAATGCGACCCGCTTGGCGCTGCACCACGCGCCACTGCTTCACAGCCTGTACACCGCCGCCCCCGGCTACTTCGCCCTGTTGGGCAGCCGTGTTCCCAGCCTGACCGAAGTCGAGCGCGACGTAGAATTCGCCCTACTCGACCCGCGCCGACGCTTGGAACTGCTGCACGACGACGACGGCAATCTGGTGGGCAGCTTGGACTGCAAACACGATTACCCCCAACCGGGTGACCTGACCATCAATCTGCTGCTGATCCGCGAAGACCGCCAGTCCCAACGGTTGGGTGAGCAGGCGGTTCGGCACCTAGAAGCGCGGGTGCCGAGGAGCACGACCCGGATTCTGGCCAGTGTGCTGGGCGACAACCCACGCGGCGCACGCTTTTGGGAGCGGCTGGGCTACACCTTCGCCCTCGATGCCCGCCCAGTGATGACGTGGTATGCCAAGGCGGTAGGCGTGCCTGCAAGCGCGGGGAAACGTGTGGTGCAGGGTGTGAGCGCAGACTAG
- a CDS encoding GNAT family N-acetyltransferase, whose translation MPTLPTVPHEIRTPRLLLRRPDPADAEALCAAVQASLPELQPWMIWAQTPLDLIATRDNLQDVTAKFDARENLRYHVWRVPEQAGVPPELIGSSGYHALDWRVPKGEIGYWIATAHAGQGYATEVTHALTELALNPAASGGLGFRRLEIRCDPANHRSARIPPALEYTLDAHLVNDTVAANDPSQLRDTLIFSRTRS comes from the coding sequence ATGCCCACGTTGCCCACCGTTCCGCACGAAATCCGCACCCCGCGCCTGCTGTTGCGGCGGCCCGATCCTGCCGACGCCGAAGCCCTGTGCGCCGCTGTCCAAGCCTCTTTGCCGGAATTGCAACCGTGGATGATCTGGGCGCAAACGCCGCTTGATCTGATCGCCACGCGCGACAATTTGCAGGATGTAACCGCCAAGTTCGATGCCCGTGAGAACCTGCGCTATCACGTCTGGCGTGTGCCGGAACAGGCCGGAGTGCCGCCCGAACTGATCGGCAGCAGCGGCTATCACGCCCTCGATTGGCGCGTGCCCAAGGGCGAAATCGGCTACTGGATCGCCACCGCCCACGCGGGGCAGGGCTACGCCACCGAAGTCACGCACGCCCTGACCGAACTGGCGCTCAATCCGGCAGCAAGCGGCGGCCTCGGCTTTCGCCGCCTAGAAATCCGCTGCGATCCGGCCAACCACCGCAGCGCCCGCATTCCGCCCGCGCTGGAGTACACGCTGGACGCTCATTTGGTGAATGACACGGTGGCGGCCAACGATCCGAGCCAACTGCGGGATACGCTGATTTTTAGCCGGACGCGCTCTTAA
- a CDS encoding HAD-IA family hydrolase: MTAPESVLTALPHGIRAIIFDFDGTILDTESREFWHWQELYRTHGRELALSDWQRGIGTWDAFDPWAGLPDAVRADREQVHAALHGRILADIQEQDVRPGVRAVLEAVRPAGLRLALATSSDRAWVTRWLEHHGMLHLFEVLATRDDVARVKPDPELYLLAAHRLGLKPEECIAVEDSLNGATAAVAAGTRVLVVPNEVTHTQPFPATWPRIGGYEGGLAEVVRVALGG, translated from the coding sequence ATGACCGCCCCCGAATCCGTCCTGACCGCCCTTCCACACGGCATCCGGGCCATCATTTTCGATTTTGACGGCACGATTCTGGACACCGAAAGCCGCGAATTCTGGCACTGGCAGGAGCTGTACCGCACGCATGGCCGCGAACTGGCCCTCTCGGACTGGCAGCGCGGGATCGGCACGTGGGACGCCTTCGATCCTTGGGCGGGCTTGCCCGATGCGGTGCGGGCAGACCGGGAGCAAGTACACGCCGCGCTGCACGGACGAATTTTGGCCGACATACAGGAACAGGATGTGCGCCCCGGCGTGCGGGCGGTGTTGGAGGCAGTGCGGCCCGCCGGATTGCGCCTCGCCCTCGCTACCAGCAGTGACCGCGCTTGGGTTACGCGCTGGCTGGAGCATCACGGCATGCTGCACCTGTTTGAAGTCCTAGCCACCCGCGACGATGTAGCCCGCGTGAAACCCGATCCCGAGTTGTACCTGCTGGCCGCACACCGCTTGGGCCTGAAGCCCGAAGAATGCATTGCCGTGGAAGACAGCTTGAACGGGGCCACCGCCGCCGTCGCTGCCGGAACCCGCGTGCTGGTCGTACCCAACGAGGTCACGCATACCCAGCCGTTTCCGGCGACCTGGCCGCGTATCGGGGGATATGAGGGCGGGTTGGCGGAAGTAGTTCGGGTGGCGCTTGGCGGGTAA
- a CDS encoding DinB family protein has translation MNVREYYTYLSAAREQLWNFLRALPAEELNRNLIENGDRFHTIKDLLLHVTDVEDHWVHAIARGGGVQQSGNYRHDWIKPDAAQYELGWIIEYGREVSQQTQAFLDSEPDLNQSVKLVQDDPASDTVTLDQLMWHVMTHEVRHTAQIALLIRQLGHVAPWLDYMRFVRPQVTAAQNSGAEQEPESDLDLEDDL, from the coding sequence ATGAATGTTCGCGAGTATTACACCTACCTGTCCGCTGCCCGCGAGCAGTTGTGGAATTTCCTGCGTGCCTTGCCCGCAGAGGAACTCAACCGCAACCTGATCGAAAATGGGGATCGTTTCCACACCATCAAAGACCTGCTCTTACACGTCACAGACGTAGAGGACCATTGGGTTCACGCTATTGCACGCGGAGGGGGCGTGCAGCAGTCGGGTAACTACCGCCACGACTGGATCAAACCCGACGCCGCCCAGTACGAACTCGGCTGGATCATCGAGTATGGCCGCGAGGTCAGTCAGCAGACTCAGGCCTTCCTTGACAGCGAACCCGACCTGAACCAGAGCGTGAAATTGGTGCAGGACGACCCCGCCAGCGATACCGTCACGCTGGATCAGTTGATGTGGCACGTGATGACCCATGAGGTGCGCCACACCGCCCAGATTGCCCTGCTCATCCGTCAACTCGGCCACGTGGCCCCTTGGCTGGATTACATGCGCTTCGTGCGCCCGCAGGTCACGGCGGCCCAGAACAGCGGTGCAGAACAAGAACCAGAGTCTGATCTCGATCTGGAAGACGACCTCTAA
- a CDS encoding DedA family protein codes for MAEWVQNVMDTLGYAGILLLMIVENLFPPLPSEVILPSAGFAASRGSLNVVIVVIVATIGSVVGTLPLYYIGRAFGEEKLVAWADKHGKWLTLRGKDIRRADDWFDKHGPKAVLFGRMIPGIRSLLSLPAGISEMPIFTFLIYSTIGSALWASSLVAAGYILGENFDQVEHYISPVSRVILVLLVIGAAVWFVRRKQAQKAETT; via the coding sequence ATGGCCGAATGGGTGCAAAACGTGATGGACACTTTGGGTTACGCGGGAATTTTGCTGCTGATGATCGTGGAGAATTTGTTTCCACCTCTTCCTAGTGAGGTGATTTTGCCATCGGCGGGCTTCGCGGCCTCACGCGGAAGCCTGAATGTGGTCATCGTGGTCATCGTGGCAACCATCGGCAGCGTGGTGGGAACCCTGCCGCTGTATTACATCGGGCGGGCCTTTGGCGAAGAAAAGCTGGTGGCGTGGGCCGACAAACACGGCAAATGGCTGACCCTGCGCGGCAAAGACATCCGCAGGGCCGACGACTGGTTCGACAAACACGGCCCCAAGGCCGTCTTGTTTGGCCGCATGATTCCCGGTATTCGGAGCCTGCTCAGCCTGCCTGCAGGCATCAGCGAGATGCCGATCTTTACATTCCTGATCTACAGCACCATCGGGTCGGCCCTGTGGGCTTCTTCACTGGTGGCCGCTGGTTATATCCTCGGCGAAAATTTTGACCAAGTGGAGCATTACATCAGCCCCGTTTCGAGGGTGATTCTGGTGCTGCTGGTCATCGGCGCGGCGGTGTGGTTCGTGCGGCGCAAGCAGGCGCAGAAGGCGGAAACGACGTAA
- the murI gene encoding glutamate racemase: MSNADPSCRPLGIFDSGVGGLSVLAEIRRVLPQEDIVYLADTAHLPYGARGDDDLRDLTARAVAALHARGVKGVVVACNTASAFSLTHLREKYGPQFPVIGLVPAVKPAIQATRSRVVGVLATPGTLRGTLLQDVIRQWAVPAGVEVLMAVSAALVPLVEAGQQDSAETRAELRRVLEPLRAAGADQLVLGCTHYPFLAPAIRAEFGDTFALVDSGAAVARHTRSTLERLGLLRPEVVSHTPGISYFVTGSVQAAQPVMATLLAGPMHNTDQHLSTLPTSPPPRADALRIESIQT; the protein is encoded by the coding sequence GTGAGCAATGCCGACCCTTCCTGCCGTCCTTTGGGGATTTTCGACAGCGGCGTAGGCGGCCTCAGCGTACTGGCCGAAATTCGCCGCGTGCTGCCGCAAGAGGACATCGTGTATCTGGCCGATACCGCGCACCTGCCCTACGGCGCACGCGGCGACGACGATTTGCGCGACCTGACCGCGCGGGCGGTGGCGGCCCTGCACGCACGTGGCGTCAAGGGCGTGGTGGTGGCCTGCAACACCGCCAGCGCCTTTAGCCTCACCCATCTGCGTGAGAAGTACGGCCCCCAGTTTCCGGTCATCGGGCTGGTTCCGGCAGTCAAGCCAGCCATTCAGGCCACCCGTTCGCGCGTGGTGGGCGTGCTGGCGACTCCGGGCACCCTGCGCGGCACGCTGCTGCAAGACGTGATTCGGCAATGGGCTGTACCAGCGGGCGTAGAAGTGCTGATGGCGGTCAGTGCCGCGCTGGTGCCACTTGTAGAGGCGGGCCAGCAAGACAGCGCCGAAACGCGGGCCGAACTGCGGCGGGTGCTGGAGCCGTTGCGGGCAGCGGGCGCAGACCAGTTGGTGTTGGGCTGCACGCATTATCCGTTTTTGGCCCCCGCCATTCGCGCCGAATTTGGCGATACGTTTGCCCTCGTAGACAGCGGCGCGGCGGTGGCCCGGCACACCCGCAGCACGCTAGAACGGCTTGGCTTACTTAGGCCAGAAGTCGTGTCACACACGCCCGGAATCAGCTATTTCGTTACCGGCTCGGTGCAGGCGGCGCAGCCTGTCATGGCTACCCTGCTGGCCGGGCCCATGCACAATACAGATCAGCACTTATCCACCCTCCCTACTTCTCCCCCACCCAGAGCCGACGCGCTCCGAATCGAGTCCATCCAAACATGA
- a CDS encoding asparaginase, whose product MKRLAVIHTGGTIASRPSPDGRGVTPQTPPSVPGLPGVQVTHHQPFNLPSPHVTPAHMLHLAHLIERLAPDADGIVVTHGTDTLEETAFLLHLTLSARTPVVLTGSMRHAEEISWDGPGNLLDAAYTALHPQTAGRGPLAVFSGDIFDARTVTKVHTTAVDAFGGYPGPIGRIDRAGPRDQMQAHLRYFATPEPRPTYAPEVLTARVEILYAAAGWTGEGYAEAEARADGLVIAALGTGNLPAELLPLIASTTQPVIIATRTHAGPVIPVYGYAGGGATLVAAGAIPASFLNAHKARLLLMVLLSLGMSREEIRGVFEGGVF is encoded by the coding sequence ATGAAGCGCCTCGCCGTCATTCATACCGGGGGCACGATTGCCAGCCGCCCCAGCCCCGATGGACGCGGAGTGACGCCCCAGACGCCGCCCAGCGTGCCGGGGTTGCCGGGTGTGCAGGTCACGCATCACCAGCCGTTCAACCTACCCAGCCCGCACGTCACGCCCGCGCACATGCTGCATCTGGCGCACCTGATTGAGCGGCTGGCCCCCGACGCCGACGGGATCGTGGTCACGCACGGCACCGATACGCTGGAAGAAACGGCGTTTTTGCTGCATCTCACGCTGTCGGCGCGAACTCCAGTTGTCCTCACGGGCAGCATGAGGCACGCCGAAGAAATCTCTTGGGACGGCCCCGGCAACCTGCTGGACGCGGCTTATACGGCGCTGCATCCCCAGACCGCTGGGCGTGGCCCGCTGGCCGTGTTCAGCGGCGATATTTTTGATGCCCGAACCGTGACCAAAGTGCATACCACCGCCGTTGACGCTTTCGGGGGCTATCCCGGCCCGATTGGACGCATAGACCGGGCTGGCCCGCGAGATCAGATGCAGGCGCATTTGCGCTACTTTGCCACCCCCGAACCGCGCCCCACTTACGCGCCGGAAGTGCTCACTGCCCGTGTGGAAATCCTGTACGCCGCTGCAGGCTGGACAGGCGAAGGCTACGCCGAAGCCGAAGCGAGGGCGGATGGCTTGGTCATTGCCGCGCTGGGTACAGGCAACTTGCCCGCCGAACTCCTGCCCCTGATTGCCTCAACTACTCAACCTGTGATTATCGCCACCCGCACGCACGCTGGCCCGGTTATTCCGGTGTACGGCTACGCGGGCGGCGGCGCGACGTTGGTGGCCGCCGGAGCCATTCCCGCCAGTTTCCTCAACGCGCACAAAGCCCGCCTGCTGCTGATGGTGCTGCTGAGCTTGGGCATGAGCCGGGAGGAGATTCGGGGGGTGTTCGAGGGCGGAGTGTTCTGA
- the rph gene encoding ribonuclease PH, which yields MTKMNHQTRLPIREGRDSLTPRPLTVRRSVNPHAPGSAHLTMGRTEILATVSVEDKAAPHMRGLKEGWLTAEYAMLPRATTDRQARERSLQNGRRHEIQRLLGRAMRASMDLRPFRNQTLYIDCDVLVADGGTRVASILAAHAALHDLCDRMVRAGKLSEWPLLHNVGAISVGFVGDELRVDLDYAEDKVARADLNVVATSTGLLIETQGGAEAGPMTTEEFTRLMTTGVAAVQALMVDLGRQLAVPPGV from the coding sequence ATGACCAAAATGAACCACCAGACCCGCCTGCCGATCCGCGAGGGCCGCGACAGCCTCACGCCCCGCCCGCTGACCGTGCGCCGCAGCGTGAACCCGCACGCCCCCGGCAGCGCTCACCTGACGATGGGCCGCACCGAAATCTTGGCCACCGTGAGCGTGGAGGACAAAGCCGCGCCCCATATGCGCGGGCTGAAAGAAGGCTGGCTGACCGCCGAGTACGCCATGCTGCCCCGCGCCACCACCGACCGCCAAGCGCGGGAACGCAGTCTGCAAAATGGCCGCCGCCACGAAATCCAGCGCCTCTTGGGGCGGGCGATGCGGGCCAGCATGGATTTACGCCCTTTTCGGAATCAGACGCTGTACATAGACTGCGACGTGTTGGTGGCCGATGGCGGAACCCGCGTGGCGAGCATTCTGGCCGCCCACGCCGCCCTGCACGACCTGTGTGACCGCATGGTGCGGGCCGGAAAACTGAGCGAATGGCCCCTGCTGCACAACGTGGGCGCGATCAGCGTGGGGTTTGTGGGCGACGAACTGCGCGTGGATTTGGACTACGCCGAAGATAAAGTGGCCCGCGCCGACCTGAATGTGGTGGCGACCAGCACCGGCCTGCTGATAGAAACTCAGGGCGGAGCCGAGGCAGGCCCGATGACCACCGAAGAATTCACGCGCCTGATGACCACTGGAGTCGCGGCGGTGCAAGCCTTGATGGTGGACTTGGGGCGGCAATTGGCCGTGCCCCCGGGCGTCTAG
- a CDS encoding DUF4287 domain-containing protein: MAKTPEQIKQSYYTNIETKTGVTIPDWLTQIRAKLQAGELARHSDIVDWLKTEHGLGHGYATLLAHDAMKAGEAS, from the coding sequence ATGGCAAAAACGCCGGAACAGATCAAGCAGAGCTACTACACCAACATAGAAACCAAAACAGGCGTTACCATTCCCGACTGGCTGACCCAGATTCGTGCCAAATTGCAAGCCGGAGAACTGGCCCGCCACAGCGACATCGTAGATTGGCTGAAGACCGAACACGGCTTGGGACACGGTTACGCTACGTTGCTGGCCCATGACGCGATGAAGGCGGGGGAAGCGAGCTGA
- a CDS encoding DoxX family protein codes for MGVTGFIGRALLASIFIKNGLDHLQNPEPIVRAAKGAEVPEPEIAVRANSAVMLGAGAMLALGVAPRFATTALAASLIPTTVIGHPFWDKSGKERMHQQSQFLKNLALFGALLAVGSRK; via the coding sequence ATGGGCGTAACAGGATTTATCGGGCGGGCACTGCTCGCAAGCATTTTTATCAAAAACGGCCTTGACCACCTGCAAAACCCCGAGCCTATCGTGCGGGCGGCCAAGGGCGCGGAAGTGCCGGAACCCGAAATTGCCGTGCGGGCCAACAGCGCCGTGATGCTGGGCGCAGGCGCGATGCTGGCCCTCGGCGTGGCTCCCCGCTTTGCCACCACCGCGCTGGCCGCCAGCCTGATTCCCACCACCGTCATCGGCCACCCCTTCTGGGACAAGAGCGGCAAAGAGCGCATGCACCAGCAGTCTCAGTTTTTGAAGAATCTGGCGTTGTTTGGGGCGCTGCTGGCAGTAGGCAGCAGAAAGTAA
- the hemC gene encoding hydroxymethylbilane synthase: MRTVTVGTRGSTLALAQTRWVVARLKEEWPETDFRIQTISTGGDKNRGSLSEMAQKGDKGFWVKEIEDALLQKRIDIAVHSLKDLPTVQPEGLEVSSIPKRVDARDVLIGKEGMKKLADLPKGARIGTSSVRRKAFLMAYRPDLQVIDLRGNIDTRLGVLATPDYDAIILAAAGLIRTEMRNRIDEFLEPDIMLPAPGQGALALETRADDDLNVEVAYAIHDHTTDDRITAEREFLAGLGAGCMAPVGAHATIKGGVLTLEGWVAALDGTKVIRATSIGDAGECADIGAELAADLLDRGAQALVDAAHE; the protein is encoded by the coding sequence ATGCGGACGGTCACGGTAGGGACGCGTGGGAGCACGCTTGCACTCGCGCAAACCCGGTGGGTAGTCGCCCGACTCAAGGAAGAATGGCCTGAAACGGATTTCCGGATTCAAACCATCTCCACGGGCGGCGACAAGAACCGGGGAAGCCTTTCAGAGATGGCTCAGAAAGGCGATAAAGGCTTTTGGGTCAAGGAAATCGAAGACGCTCTGTTGCAAAAACGGATCGACATCGCGGTGCATTCCCTCAAGGATTTGCCCACCGTGCAGCCCGAAGGCCTAGAAGTGTCTTCCATTCCCAAACGGGTCGATGCACGCGACGTGCTGATCGGCAAAGAAGGCATGAAAAAGCTGGCCGACTTGCCCAAGGGCGCACGCATCGGCACCAGCAGTGTGCGGCGCAAAGCTTTCCTGATGGCCTACCGCCCCGATCTTCAGGTCATCGACTTGCGGGGCAACATCGACACGCGCCTTGGGGTGCTGGCCACGCCTGACTACGACGCCATCATTCTGGCCGCAGCGGGCCTGATCAGAACCGAAATGCGCAACCGGATCGATGAGTTCTTGGAACCTGACATCATGCTGCCTGCTCCCGGTCAGGGGGCGCTGGCCCTAGAGACCCGCGCCGACGACGACCTGAACGTGGAAGTCGCCTACGCCATTCACGATCACACCACCGATGACCGCATTACCGCCGAGCGCGAGTTTTTGGCGGGGCTGGGAGCCGGGTGCATGGCCCCGGTGGGCGCACACGCCACCATCAAGGGCGGCGTGCTGACCCTCGAGGGCTGGGTGGCCGCACTGGACGGCACCAAAGTCATCCGGGCCACCAGCATCGGAGACGCGGGCGAATGCGCCGATATAGGCGCGGAATTGGCCGCCGATCTGCTAGACCGGGGCGCACAGGCCCTCGTAGACGCGGCCCACGAGTAG
- a CDS encoding TIGR02569 family protein, whose translation MNPPPPVSVLEAFGLSGTPERLVGGQATVWRVGEAVLKPDTHTPQELDWQARVLGQVGGTALRVSRLLYAHNGAVLVEGWSAWTYLAGRHEPGRWTEILQVGQHFHEALEAVPRPAFLDARTDPWAAADRMAWGELPLDNFLAAPHIRRLAEQLRPVHAPPQLIHGDLTGNVLFSESDAPAVIDFSPYWRPAGFALAIVVVDALVWEGADEGLLQAVRAVPEFPQLFLRALIFRRSVEELLPKPSRAVVRISASEKRLLTPPCSQLLAELHSLRSVNTNNSFDKRSRYANTAHDPYRSAVDLAVRLSSR comes from the coding sequence GTGAATCCTCCACCCCCGGTGAGCGTTTTGGAGGCGTTTGGGCTGTCTGGAACGCCCGAACGACTGGTGGGTGGGCAGGCGACGGTGTGGCGCGTGGGTGAGGCGGTGCTGAAGCCGGACACCCACACGCCTCAAGAACTGGACTGGCAAGCGCGGGTGCTGGGGCAAGTCGGTGGGACTGCGCTGCGGGTATCCCGGCTGCTGTATGCCCATAACGGCGCAGTCTTGGTCGAAGGTTGGTCGGCGTGGACTTACCTTGCAGGCCGCCATGAACCGGGCCGCTGGACAGAGATTTTGCAAGTCGGTCAGCACTTCCATGAAGCTCTGGAAGCTGTGCCGCGCCCCGCGTTTTTGGACGCCCGCACAGATCCTTGGGCCGCCGCAGACCGCATGGCTTGGGGAGAACTCCCGCTGGACAACTTTTTGGCTGCCCCCCACATCCGGCGACTTGCCGAGCAGCTCCGGCCCGTGCATGCGCCCCCGCAACTCATCCACGGCGATCTGACGGGCAATGTCTTGTTCTCGGAGTCGGACGCGCCCGCCGTCATCGACTTTTCTCCGTATTGGAGGCCTGCCGGGTTTGCGCTGGCGATTGTGGTGGTCGACGCCTTGGTCTGGGAGGGCGCAGACGAGGGCTTACTGCAGGCCGTCCGCGCTGTCCCCGAATTTCCGCAACTCTTCCTCCGTGCGCTGATTTTTCGTAGAAGTGTTGAAGAACTACTTCCCAAGCCGTCTAGAGCAGTTGTCCGAATTTCAGCGTCAGAAAAAAGGCTCCTCACGCCTCCATGCTCCCAACTCCTCGCTGAACTTCATTCACTTCGTTCGGTCAACACAAACAACTCTTTTGACAAACGCTCTAGATACGCAAACACCGCGCATGATCCCTATCGAAGTGCCGTTGATCTGGCTGTTCGGCTGTCTTCTCGCTGA
- a CDS encoding tRNA dihydrouridine synthase, with protein sequence MTSAPAPASSPLAPASQPGFYAARLASPAARQGGAVLAPMAGYSDAPMRQLAAEQGALWTVSEMISSRGLALGSDTESLNLGRPYAGEVGRVVQLFGTEPEVLAAAVAKAEGWFAPAALDLNMGCPVPKVRGKGGACLLQTPELAFELIRAMRGATGLDVSAKIRLGWDSNRSLEVAQGLAEAGAAIITVHGRTSAQRYTGEADWDAIAAVGASVSVPVIGSGDIRNVEQARQRRQSGVAAVMIGRGAVGNPWIFRALATGDDAWPSLPTRAATALRHAELHIQFYAGPLGTGRVSLLPLRKVLPHYLPDVPDLHAALVQIETLEQLRDCLMPYLESPLMTDRAEEYRLVAAQSTPQALLKGYAVNRP encoded by the coding sequence ATGACGTCCGCGCCCGCCCCCGCTTCCTCCCCTCTGGCTCCCGCTTCCCAACCGGGCTTTTATGCCGCCCGGTTGGCGTCCCCAGCGGCGCGGCAGGGCGGGGCGGTGCTGGCCCCGATGGCAGGCTACAGCGACGCGCCCATGCGCCAGTTGGCCGCCGAGCAGGGCGCACTCTGGACGGTCAGCGAAATGATCAGTTCACGCGGTTTGGCGCTGGGCAGCGACACCGAGAGCCTGAATCTGGGCCGTCCCTACGCGGGTGAAGTGGGGCGGGTGGTGCAGCTCTTCGGCACAGAACCGGAGGTGTTGGCCGCCGCCGTCGCCAAAGCGGAGGGCTGGTTTGCTCCGGCAGCCCTAGACCTGAACATGGGCTGCCCCGTGCCCAAAGTTCGCGGCAAGGGCGGCGCATGCCTGTTGCAAACGCCTGAACTGGCCTTTGAGCTTATCCGGGCCATGCGCGGCGCAACCGGACTGGATGTGAGCGCCAAGATTCGCCTCGGCTGGGACAGCAACCGCAGCCTAGAAGTGGCGCAGGGTTTGGCCGAGGCGGGCGCGGCGATCATTACGGTACACGGGCGCACCAGTGCCCAGCGGTATACCGGAGAAGCCGACTGGGACGCCATCGCGGCGGTCGGGGCTAGTGTAAGCGTGCCTGTGATCGGCAGCGGCGATATTCGCAACGTAGAGCAGGCCCGCCAACGCCGCCAATCGGGGGTAGCTGCCGTCATGATCGGGCGCGGCGCGGTAGGCAATCCGTGGATCTTCCGGGCCTTGGCCACAGGCGACGACGCCTGGCCGAGCTTGCCCACCCGCGCCGCCACTGCCCTCCGGCACGCCGAGCTGCACATCCAATTTTATGCGGGGCCACTCGGCACAGGCCGCGTTAGCCTGCTGCCCCTCCGCAAAGTGCTGCCCCATTATCTGCCCGATGTGCCCGACTTACACGCCGCGTTGGTGCAGATCGAAACATTAGAGCAACTTAGGGATTGCCTGATGCCGTATTTAGAAAGCCCATTAATGACTGACCGGGCAGAAGAATATAGGCTTGTGGCTGCCCAGTCAACACCACAGGCGCTCCTTAAAGGGTATGCTGTGAACCGACCATGA
- the argB gene encoding acetylglutamate kinase translates to MIVKYGGNAMKSLELRRAVAAEIAALRGLMPVVVVHGGGPVIERELAARGIASEFRGGLRVTSPAAMDVVEMALCQLNKQLAQDIGGAVGLMGRDCNLLTAEPFDPELGRVGRVTGVNADLLRTLLGAGITPVVGCVAVGPDGDALNINADTAAGAVAGALNEGIIFLTDVDGVYRDYPDPASRAEALSRAEVEEGIGAGWIAGGMIPKVRAALDALDRGAPHATIASGMEAGVLGAAARGEAGTVVTG, encoded by the coding sequence ATGATCGTGAAATACGGCGGCAATGCCATGAAAAGTCTGGAACTTCGGCGGGCGGTGGCGGCTGAAATCGCGGCGCTGCGGGGGCTGATGCCTGTGGTGGTGGTTCACGGCGGCGGCCCGGTCATAGAGCGCGAATTGGCGGCGCGGGGCATTGCCAGCGAGTTCCGGGGCGGCCTGCGCGTGACCTCACCCGCAGCGATGGACGTAGTGGAAATGGCGCTGTGCCAACTGAACAAGCAATTGGCGCAGGACATCGGCGGCGCGGTGGGGCTGATGGGACGCGACTGCAACCTGCTGACCGCCGAACCCTTTGACCCGGAGTTGGGGCGTGTAGGCCGCGTGACAGGCGTGAATGCCGACCTGCTGCGAACCCTGCTGGGGGCCGGAATAACGCCTGTGGTGGGCTGCGTGGCGGTGGGGCCAGACGGGGACGCGCTGAACATCAACGCCGATACCGCTGCCGGAGCCGTAGCCGGGGCGCTGAATGAAGGCATCATCTTTCTGACCGATGTAGACGGCGTGTACCGCGATTACCCTGACCCTGCCAGCCGCGCCGAAGCCCTCAGCCGGGCAGAAGTTGAAGAAGGCATCGGCGCAGGCTGGATCGCGGGCGGCATGATTCCCAAAGTCCGCGCCGCGCTGGATGCCCTAGACCGGGGCGCACCACACGCCACGATTGCCAGCGGCATGGAGGCCGGGGTGCTGGGGGCAGCGGCGCGGGGGGAAGCAGGGACGGTGGTGACGGGGTAA